The window CGCAAAGGAACAGGCGGAGTACTATAACAAGGCAAAAAATGATTTTATCAGCCGTATGAGCCATGAAATGCGTACCCCGATGAATGGGATCATTGGTATGGCGGACCTTGCAAAAATTGCAGAAGATGATGAACGCCGCAAGTTTTGTCTTAGAAGGATCAGAGAATCGGCCCATGATCTGCTGGACATTATCAATAATATTCTTGACTGGGTTAAGTTTGAACATAAAAGCTATTCCCTGACGGCCGAGGAGTGCAGTCTGTCTTCTGTACTGAAATCTTTGGCAGAACTGACCTCCAGCTATACTGAAGTTAAAAAACAGAATTTTACCCTGAATACCGCCTCTGACCTTCCCGATCTGATTCTGGCTGACGAGGCCGGACTGAAGCAGGCTCTGACCAATATCCTGGGCAATGCAGTGAAGTTTACTCCCGAAGGCGGCTCCATTAATTTCTCGGTCAGCGCAGATAAACAGAACGACACGGTGATGCTTTGTTTTGAGATCAAGGATACGGGGATAGGCATAACTGATGAATTGATGTCGCGGCTCTTTACCCCCTTTGAACAGGGAAATAATGGTATCAGCCGTACCTATTACGGAGTGGGCCTGGGTCTGCCCATCTCCAAAAGGATAATTGAAAAAATGGGCGGAGAAATACGGGTGGAATCTGAACCCGGTAAGGGATCAGTTTTTACCTGTATAATTCCAGTAGAACTCCCTGCTGTACAGAGCAATACGACGCCGGAGGAAGATAATCTGTCTTTTACCAATCAGCGTTTCCTCATTGTTGATGATGTGGAGCTGAACCGGGATATACTCGAGGCAATGCTGGAAGAAACAGGGGTACAGATTGACTGTGCTGTAAACGGCGCTGATGCCCTAGCCAAGTTTACCGAAAAGAACGGCGCCTACGATTTTGTGTTGATGGATCTCCACATGCCGGAAATGGACGGTTTTGAAGCAAGCCGCCGTATCCGTGCATCCGGCCTTCCCGGCGCTGCCGGTGTACCCATTATTGCAGTAACTGCTGATACAGGCGGCGAGGTGATTGCCAAATGTATTGAGGCCGGCATGGATGATCATATCGGCAAACCCATAAATTTTATGCTTCTTACAGGGATGATAAACCGGTATATACTGAGAAAGAAAATGAATGACAGCGGGAATGTTTCCCTCTGGGCGCAAGGCGAAGAAAGATCCTTTACCGGGGGCAGTATAAACTGTGCATAAGCGCAAAAAAATTCTCCAAAACCTCTTTATATGCTTGACACTATCCTAGTAAGTCAGTAGGATTACCCTGATAACAAGACCTATAAGGGTCTTAATACATCGGAGGTTTTCTATGAAGAAGATTGCGGTTTTGGCCTTGGTACTCTTGGCCATAGGTTCAGTGGTTTTTGCAGGGGGATCAAAGGATTCCAAGGCCTCGGCGTCAGGGGTAAAGACCATCAGGGTAGGGACAGAAGGCGCCTATCCGCCTTACAACTATGTACGGGAAGATGGGGTAGTGGACGGGTATGACGCAGCCGTAATACGGGCAGTGGATGAATTGATCCCCGAATACACTTTCGAATTTTATCCTACCGCCTGGGACGGCATTTTTGTGGCCCTTGAAGGGGGCGATTTTGATCTGATTGCCAGCGATCTGGCCTGGCGCAAAGAGCGCGAAGATAAGTATTATCTTTCCCTTGAACCATATCTCTGGGGCGGATCACAGCTGGTTTACAAAGCCGGACGTACTGATATTCATTCCTTAAAAGACCTGGTAGGCAAAAAAGTTGCCGCCGGTGTGGGGACCAATACCACCTCCCAGCTTGAGGATCATATTAAACAGTCAGGGGCCAAGATAGAAATTGTCTATACTGACGGTAATATCGTGAACGCTCTGACAGAAATTGATTCCGGACGGGTGGACGCTACCATCTCTTCAATTGTTACCACCCAGCTCACAGCAGAATCTCTGGGAATTAAAATTGACGGAAGCACCATTGCCGAATGGGCGCCCAGTTCTATTCATCTCCTGTTCCCCAAAACACCGGAAGGTAAAGTCATTCGGGATCGTAT is drawn from Leadbettera azotonutricia ZAS-9 and contains these coding sequences:
- a CDS encoding ATP-binding protein, producing the protein MCKSTGYTEEEDRFKGLGITLDPENFDMIKDKYIPDVLKKGRIDLTLPVVNKNGKKSVHSINAFTVASQNGEIGIGATITDVADLISMQQELISAKEQAEYYNKAKNDFISRMSHEMRTPMNGIIGMADLAKIAEDDERRKFCLRRIRESAHDLLDIINNILDWVKFEHKSYSLTAEECSLSSVLKSLAELTSSYTEVKKQNFTLNTASDLPDLILADEAGLKQALTNILGNAVKFTPEGGSINFSVSADKQNDTVMLCFEIKDTGIGITDELMSRLFTPFEQGNNGISRTYYGVGLGLPISKRIIEKMGGEIRVESEPGKGSVFTCIIPVELPAVQSNTTPEEDNLSFTNQRFLIVDDVELNRDILEAMLEETGVQIDCAVNGADALAKFTEKNGAYDFVLMDLHMPEMDGFEASRRIRASGLPGAAGVPIIAVTADTGGEVIAKCIEAGMDDHIGKPINFMLLTGMINRYILRKKMNDSGNVSLWAQGEERSFTGGSINCA
- a CDS encoding transporter substrate-binding domain-containing protein, translated to MKKIAVLALVLLAIGSVVFAGGSKDSKASASGVKTIRVGTEGAYPPYNYVREDGVVDGYDAAVIRAVDELIPEYTFEFYPTAWDGIFVALEGGDFDLIASDLAWRKEREDKYYLSLEPYLWGGSQLVYKAGRTDIHSLKDLVGKKVAAGVGTNTTSQLEDHIKQSGAKIEIVYTDGNIVNALTEIDSGRVDATISSIVTTQLTAESLGIKIDGSTIAEWAPSSIHLLFPKTPEGKVIRDRIDVALKQLHANGTLSSLSKKYFFGKDHSTKEALAADI